The Deltaproteobacteria bacterium genome contains the following window.
GTGGCGAAATTTGCCTTGGGCAGTCAACTGAAATCCCTGGTTTTCAATTACCGGTTAGCACCGGAGCATCCATTTCCGGCAGCACTGGAAGACTGCGTTTTGGCCTATCAATGGCTCCTACACCAAGGCTATGCACCAGAAGATATTGCAGTAGGAGGCGAATCAGCAGGGGGGACATTAACCCTCTCCTTGCTTTTGGCATTAAAGGAAAAAAAGATAAATATGCCATCAGCGGCCTTTGCGATCTCGCCGGTTACGGATTTACGATGCGAGGCCAATTCATTTCGTACGAATGCAAAGAAGGATATCGCGCCTGAAGGTTCCTGGGATGTGTGGACAGCCTACTACATCGGCAATAATGATCCCACATTACCGTTGCTTTCACCCCAGATGGGGAACTATGAAGGCCTGCCACCGCTTTTTATTTGTGTCGGGACTCATGAGATTCATTTGGACGATTGTCGCAATGTCGCAAGAAAGGCTCAGGAGCAGGGAGTGGAAGTGACCCTACGGGAGTGGCCTAAAATGGTCCATGCATTTCCTATCCTATCCCCGTGGTTTCCAGAGGCTAAACGGGCGCTTGCGGAGATTTGCACCTTCGCACGACAGAAAGTTATACAATCATCATAAATGGGGACAATGGGTGAACTGCTGCCGAAGGTATCTTCGGCACTCTTGAATATCAAAAGGCACCGAACCATCTCTTCCAGCGGACCGCAAAAAACCGCGGCCGCTGAAGAGTCCGTTCGCCGGAAAATAATGAGAAAAATGATATGGCAGCATTTAATGAAAATGACTTGTCGGCCTTGTTACTGGAAAATATCACCCTCCGATCAGTTGAGCCCGGTATCTACTCTGATCTCCCTGATAATGAGTTTGGCAATGCGTATGATACTCAGTTCGGTTTTATATATGGCTGCAAAATACGAAACAACAGGCAATATTTTGTCGATGCAGTGTGAAACATAAAAGAATCAGCCAACCACCGGCTTTAATTTATTTGTCCCGAATTTTCCAAAAGCCTAAGGATTGCTTTTTCCAAGGCCGGGTTGAATTCTTCCGGACGATCCATCATCAAGAAATGATCCGCTTCCTTCAGAACAATGGCATCGTAAGAAAACATGTGTCTCCGATTTGCCTCATAGTTGATGGGCCACAGATCGCCGTTTACGGATAGAACGGGAACGCGGATTTTTTCGAAGACTTTAGCTGCCTCCCCTGTGATGTATTGGGTCATCATTTCGTTCATTGCACTTATTGCAACAAGTGGCGGCGCCGCCGAAATATCTGAAAGAATCCACTCGCGAAGTTGCGGATCGGTTTGGGGGGCGATCATCTTTCCTACGAACTGCCGGCTTGCCGCTCTAAAATTTTTCCTTAAAGGAGCCATCACCTTCTTGAGTTCTTTGCGGGTCATCGGGTATTCTATGTTTACCAGGGTATCTATACCGATCAAACCAATTACACGATTCGGCATGAGCCGGGCAGCCTCCGCAATCACCGAGCCTCCCATGGAATGACCGATCAGAATGACTTTCTGACCGCCTGCAGCTTCCGTCACGGCACAGACATCCTCTCCAAAAGCCCCCATGGTATATCGCCTGCGTGCCGTTCCTGAGTGGCCATGGCCTGCAAGATCAAGAAGGACTATACGATGCTTTTTAGAGAAATAGGGCACCTGGGCACGCCAGTAACGGGCGTCGCAGCTCCAGCCATGTACGAAAACCAGAGTCGGTTCTCCGGAACCATGGATCTCATAGGAGATCGGGCTACCATCTTTGGAAAGGACTACCCGGGGCCATTCTAATTGTGCTTGTAGCGCTCCAGAGGTCAAGAGCAGGAATAGCAGGCCGACGGCCAGGCACACCAAATGTTTTGTAACGGGCCTGCATCTAAACCTGCTGCCGTCTCGAACGGTATTTGTTTTAACCCTCATGATTTGTCTCCTTTTTCCGTGACCGCCGCATCAGTACGATCCTTGTGTGGTTGAATAAAACGATTCAATTCCTTATGCCGGAAACAATCCACCACGTGATCGTTTACCATTCCGGTAGCCTGCATGTGGGCGTAGACGATCGTTGAGCCGACGAATTTAAATCCCCTTTTCTTAAGGTCTTTGCTGATCAGATCGGAAAGTTCTGTTCTCGCGGGAAGTTCTGCCAGAGATTTGAAATGATTCTGTATCGGTTTGCCCTCCACGAAACCCCAGATATACCGGTCGAATGTCCCGAATTCTTCCCTCACCTGTAAAAAGGCCCTGGCATTGGCCACCGCCCCCTCGATCTTCAACCTGTTTCTTATTATCCCTTCATCCTTTAAAAGCGCATGGATCTTTCGCTTGCCGTATTTGGCAA
Protein-coding sequences here:
- a CDS encoding alpha/beta hydrolase; this translates as MQSIQSTIMIWLLRNRHLFKMKLKPEVVDEDFSVAAFRKSVDKVTAKMKMPKGVRTEIAQIEHMEAEWIVPEQGEKGKALLYIHGGGFISGSVQTHRMHVAKFALGSQLKSLVFNYRLAPEHPFPAALEDCVLAYQWLLHQGYAPEDIAVGGESAGGTLTLSLLLALKEKKINMPSAAFAISPVTDLRCEANSFRTNAKKDIAPEGSWDVWTAYYIGNNDPTLPLLSPQMGNYEGLPPLFICVGTHEIHLDDCRNVARKAQEQGVEVTLREWPKMVHAFPILSPWFPEAKRALAEICTFARQKVIQSS
- a CDS encoding alpha/beta hydrolase; translated protein: MRVKTNTVRDGSRFRCRPVTKHLVCLAVGLLFLLLTSGALQAQLEWPRVVLSKDGSPISYEIHGSGEPTLVFVHGWSCDARYWRAQVPYFSKKHRIVLLDLAGHGHSGTARRRYTMGAFGEDVCAVTEAAGGQKVILIGHSMGGSVIAEAARLMPNRVIGLIGIDTLVNIEYPMTRKELKKVMAPLRKNFRAASRQFVGKMIAPQTDPQLREWILSDISAAPPLVAISAMNEMMTQYITGEAAKVFEKIRVPVLSVNGDLWPINYEANRRHMFSYDAIVLKEADHFLMMDRPEEFNPALEKAILRLLENSGQIN
- a CDS encoding DNA-3-methyladenine glycosylase I — translated: MIPKQTCPWPAGDLLMNRYHDEEWGEPVHDEGKLFEFLILEGFQAGLSWLTILRKRENFRKAFDGFDFNKIAKYGKRKIHALLKDEGIIRNRLKIEGAVANARAFLQVREEFGTFDRYIWGFVEGKPIQNHFKSLAELPARTELSDLISKDLKKRGFKFVGSTIVYAHMQATGMVNDHVVDCFRHKELNRFIQPHKDRTDAAVTEKGDKS